From the genome of Nerophis ophidion isolate RoL-2023_Sa linkage group LG25, RoL_Noph_v1.0, whole genome shotgun sequence, one region includes:
- the LOC133543052 gene encoding PEST proteolytic signal-containing nuclear protein-like — MAELKRKRTNYSDDGGPQEEGGRVKTKPVSCSTLAGGASALKRTSQHLASDDEDEPPADTPAPRKASKIGFGLSSQTGKKSNPISIKLGANKAKEPAPTVPAKKPGMSSVFNEDDDSEPEEMPPEAKMRMRNVGRETPTSAGPNSFNKGKQGFSDHQKLWEKKLKAQADKL; from the exons ATGGCGGAGCTCAAGCGCAAGAGGACAAACTACTCCGACGACGGAG GGCCGCAGGAGGAGGGAGGCAGAGTGAAAACTAAGCCTGTCTCTTGTAGCACGCTGGCTGGAGGAGCGAGCGCCCTCAAACGCACGTCCCAGCACCTCGCCTCCGATGACGAGGACGAACCCCCCGCCGACACACCCGCACCCCGCAAAGCCTCCAAAATAGGCTTCGGCTTGAGCAGTCAGACTGGCAAAAAGTCCAATCCCATATCCATCAAGCTTGGAGCAAAT AAAGCCAAAGAACCTGCTCCAACAGTTCCTGCAAAGAAACCTGGCATGTCCTCGGTGTTCAACGAGGATGATGAT AGTGAACCTGAGGAGATGCCACCAGAGGCCAAGATGAGGATGAGGAACGTCGGCAG GGAGACGCCAACATCGGCAGGACCCAACTCCTTCAACAAGGGCAAGCAGGGCTTCTCTGATCACCAGAAACTTTGGGAGAAGAAGCTGAAAGCCCAAGCAGACAAGTTGTAA